One region of Brassica napus cultivar Da-Ae chromosome A10, Da-Ae, whole genome shotgun sequence genomic DNA includes:
- the BNAA10G29120D gene encoding uncharacterized protein BNAA10G29120D: MASSILMSFAPATVRCFATGAKGTTNTTTTKEEKSIIDFVLGSLTKQDQFYETDPLLKKVDDKEGTTGGNGGRKTVSGGKNSLAVPQKENGGGFGGLFAKK; the protein is encoded by the coding sequence ATGGCTTCCTCGATACTAATGTCCTTTGCTCCGGCCACCGTAAGATGCTTCGCCACGGGGGCTAAGGGAACCACCAACACCACCACCACGAAAGAAGAGAAAAGTATCATTGACTTCGTTCTTGGCAGTTTGACCAAGCAAGATCAGTTTTACGAGACTGATCCTCTCCTCAagaaggtggacgataaagaaggaACCACCGGAGGCAACGGTGGCCGTAAAACGGTTTCAGGTGGCAAGAACTCGCTGGCAGTGCCACAGAAGGAGAACGGTGGTGGCTTCGGTGGTCTCTTTGCcaagaaatga
- the LOC125579204 gene encoding ATP-dependent zinc metalloprotease FTSH 9, chloroplastic yields MTTIELLRPGIRFSTCFSHYNTLLSSHASTFSRVRSCAFRHNPNRFVVSNPRFSLSPSSRERSRTIVNCQEGDEKTSSSDGEGNKKKKGGKKWEWEPIIKAQEVGVLLLQLGIVMFVVRLLRPGIPLPGSEPRTQTTFLSVPYSDFLSKVNNDEVKKVEVDGVHVLFKLKDDGSWQESEKFSEGSESLIRSVAPTKRVVYSTTRPRDIKTPYEKMLENNVEFGSPDKRAGGFFNSGLIVLFYIAVLAGLLHRFPVSFSQSTTGQLRARKFGGPGGRKVSGDGEIITFADVAGVDEAKEELEEIVEFLKNPDRYVRLGARPPRGVLLVGLPGTGKTLLAKAVAGESEVPFISCSASEFVELYVGMGASRVRDLFARAKKEAPSIIFIDEIDAVAKSRDNKFRMVSNDEREQTLNQLLTEMDGFDSSSAVIVLGATNRADVLDPALRRPGRFDRVVTVETPNKVGRESILKVHVSKKELPLGDDVNLGSIASMTTGFTGADLANLVNEAALLAGRKSKTTVDKIDFIQAVERSIAGIEKKTARLKGCEKAVVARHEAGHAVVGTAVANLLPGQSRVEKLSILPRSGGALGFTYIPPTHEDRYLLFIDELHGRLVTLLGGRAAEEVVYSGRISTGALDDIRRATDMAYKAVAEYGLNQKIGPVSVSTLSAGGMDDSGGSPWGRDQGHLVDLVQREVTNLLQSALDVALTVVRANPDVLEGLGAQLEDEEKVEGEELQKWLNRVVAPEELAVFIKGKQAALLPAQASSS; encoded by the exons ATGACTACAATCGAATTGCTCAGACCAGGGATCAGATTCTCCACCTGTTTCAGTCATTACAACACTCTCTTGTCTTCACATGCTTCTACCTTCTCCCGCGTTCGGTCGTGCGCGTTTCGCCACAACCCGAACCGATTCGTGGTCTCCAATCCGAGATTCAGTCTCTCACCATCATCGAGGGAGAGGAGCAGAACGATTGTGAATTGCCAAGAAGGCGATGAGAAAACGAGCTCGAGCGACGGTGAagggaacaagaagaagaaaggagggAAGAAATGGGAGTGGGAGCCGATAATCAAGGCCCAGGAGGTCGGTGTTTTGCTGTTACAGTTAGGTATCGTTATGTTTGTGGTGCGGTTGCTCCGACCCGGGATTCCGTTACCCGGGTCGGAGCCTCGGACGCAGACGACGTTCTTGAGCGTGCCGTATAGTGACTTCTTGAGTAAAGTTAATAATGACGAGGTGAAGAAAGTGGAGGTGGATGGAGTTCATGTTTTGTTTAAGTTGAAAGATGATGGGAGCTGGCAAGAGAGTGAGAAGTTCTCTGAGGGGTCAGAGTCTCTGATTAGAAGTGTGGCTCCGACTAAAAGGGTTGTGTATTCAACTACGAGGCCGAGGGATATTAAGACTCCGTACGAGAAAATGCTGGAGAATAATGTTGAGTTCGGGTCGCCGGATAAGCGTGCTGGTGGATTCTTTAACTCTGGATTG ATTGTGTTGTTCTACATTGCAGTGCTTGCGGGGCTTCTTCACCGATTCCCTGTTAGCTTTTCACAG AGTACAACGGGGCAGCTTAGGGCCCGCAAGTTTGGTGGCCCTGGTGGGAGGAAAGTTTCTGGGGATGGTGAAATAATCACTTTTGCAGATGTTGCGGGTGTTGATGAAGCAAAGGAAGAGCTGGAAGAGATTGTG GAATTTCTCAAGAATCCTGATAGGTATGTCCGTCTAGGTGCTCGTCCCCCTCGTGGTGTCCTACTG GTCGGTCTACCCGGAACAGGCAAAACACTTCTTGCAAAGGCTGTTGCTGGGGAATCTGAAGTCCCCTTCATTAGTTGCTCTGCAAGTGAGTTTGTGGAGCTGTATGTTGGCATGGGTGCTTCACGTGTAAGGGATCTCTTTGCACGTGCCAAGAAGGAAGCTCCGTCAATTATATTTATTGATGAG ATAGATGCTGTAGCAAAAAGCCGTGATAATAAATTCAGAATGGTCAGCAACGATGAAAGGGAGCAAACCTTGAATCAGTTGCTCACT gagatggatggttttgACAGCAGCTCTGCAGTCATTGTTCTCGGAGCGACAAATCGAGCTGATGTCTTAGACCCTGCCCTGCGTCGTCCAGGGAGATTTGATCGTGTTGTTACG GTGGAAACACCTAACAAGGTAGGAAGAGAATCCATATTGAAAGTGCATGTTTCAAAAAAGGAACTTCCTTTGGGAGATGATGTCAACCTTGGTAGCATTGCCTCGATGACTACCGGTTTTACTGG GGCAGACCTTGCAAACCTAGTTAATGAGGCTGCTTTGCTAGCTGGAAGGAAGAGCAAGACGACGGTTGATAAAATTGACTTCATTCAGGCTGTGGAGCGATCAATAGCG GGCATAGAGAAGAAAACAGCAAGGCTAAAAGGCTGTGAGAAGGCTGTGGTTGCAAGGCATGAAGCTGGGCATGCTGTTGTTGGTACAGCTGTTGCAAATCTTCTTCCTGGACAGTCTCGTGTTGAg AAATTAAGCATATTACCGAGATCTGGAGGGGCATTGGGCTTTACATATATTCCTCCAACGCATGAAGATAGATATTTGCTTTTCATTGATGAACTGCATGGCCGCTTGGTCACACTTCTCGGAGGTCGTGCAGCTGAAGAGGTTGTTTACTCGGGGCGTATATCAACAGGTGCACTTGATGATATCAGGAGAGCAACCGACATGGCATACAAGGCAGTAGCTGAATATGGTCTCAACCAGAAAATCGGACCCGTGTCTGTGTCTACACTTTCTGCTGGTGGGATGGATGACTCTGGGGGCTCACCATGGGGAAGAGATCAG GGGCATCTAGTTGATCTTGTTCAAAGAGAGGTAACAAATTTGTTGCAGTCCGCTCTTGATGTTGCGTTGACTGTTGTTCGTGCTAATCCAGATGTATTAGAAGGGCTCGGTGCTCAACTGGAAG ATGAAGAGAAAGTAGAAGGTGAAGAACTGCAGAAATGGCTGAACAGAGTAGTTGCCCCAGAGGAACTTGCTGTGTTCATCAAAGGAAAACAAGCTGCTCTGCTTCCAGCACAAGCTAGCTCCAGTTAG
- the LOC106420441 gene encoding MATH domain and coiled-coil domain-containing protein At2g42475-like, with translation MWDQRPSFRFEIDNFSDKKAVITSKDFVAGGCEWYLAVHPKGNYNDQLCLFLYVANLESLRTGWKRSAKYYFLVLNDSNKELYKSSILGKESKLFCAENPARGTRKTLPLTKFQDKGFLEKDKLIIEVYINVVEAFDGEGEDITGFAAHVASVKKIFAETEYKNTLSNACSKLSDLAEVGVKLDWLKSMFDEVSFKTKNADDGADDESLVQQLEERIKNLELMVSGFKKDCSKSKSKMKKSHAADECRFQKLEEGVKNLELMEIGLKLDSLKSKLEEVSLENKISHDADESRAKLLEGRVKNIELMETASKLDSLKLKLEEIALERKKSYDADESRVRQLEERIKNIELMDLGFKLDCVNTKLDNADESRVQQFEERFKDLSGNVGFTLNCLNTKIEEVSLERKESDDVRFQQLEESVNNIELMVSSLEDELDKKKDKPSNDGFWLVD, from the exons ATGTGGGATCAAAGACCTAGTTTCAGGTTTGAGATAGATAACTTCTCGGACAAGAAAGCTGTCATAACGTCTAAGGATTTCGTGGCTGGCGGATGCGAATG GTATCTTGCAGTTCATCCTAAGGGAAATTATAATGATCAGTTGTGTTTGTTCCTCTACGTTGCAAATCTTGAATCCTTGCGAACTGGTTGGAAGAGAAGTGCTAAATATTACTTCCTTGTGTTGAATGATTCCAACAAAGAACTCTATAAATCATCAA TATTGGGAAAGGAAAGCAAATTGTTTTGCGCTGAGAATCCAGCACGGGGTACCCGAAAGACGTTGCCTCTAACCAAGTTTCAGGACAAAGGGTTTTTGGAGAAGGACAAACTCATCATTGAAGTCTACATTAATGTTGTTGAAGCTTTTGATGGAGAAGGCGAGGACATCACTGGTTTTGCTGCTCAT GTTGCTTCAGTGAAAAAGATATTCGCGGAGACAGAATACAAGAATACTCTAAGCAACGCTTGCAGCAAGTTGAGTGATCTTGCGGAAGTAGGAGTCAAGCTGGACTGGTTGAAGTCAATGTTTGATGAAGTTTCCTTCAAGACGAAGAACGCAGACGACGGTGCTGATGATGAGTCTCTGGTCCAACAACTCGAGGAACGCATCAAGAATCTTGAACTAATGGTATCAGGCTTCAAGAAGGACTGTTCCAAGTCAAAGTCCAAGATGAAGAAATCACATGCTGCTGATGAGTGTCGTTTCCAAAAACTTGAAGAAGGCGTCAAGAATCTTGAGCTGATGGAAATAGGGTTGAAACTGGACAGTTTGAAGTCGAAGCTTGAGGAGGTTTCCTTGGAGAATAAGATATCACATGATGCTGATGAGTCTCGGGCCAAACTACTCGAGGGACGTGTCAAGAACATTGAGCTAATGGAAACAGCCTCTAAGCTGGACAGTTTGAAGCTGAAGCTTGAGGAGATTGCCTTGGAGAGGAAGAAATCATATGATGCTGATGAGTCTCGTGTCCGACAACTCGAGGAACGCATCAAGAATATTGAGCTGATGGATTTAGGATTCAAGCTGGACTGTGTGAATACGAAGCTTGATAATGCTGACGAGTCTCGAGTCCAACAATTCGAGGAACGTTTCAAGGACTTGTCAGGGAATGTGGGATTCACGCTAAATTGTTTGAATACAAAGATTGAGGAAGTGTCCTTAGAGAGGAAGGAATCTGATGATGTTCGGTTCCAACAACTTGAGGAAAGCGTCAATAACATTGAGCTGATGGTGTCGTCTCTCGAAGATGAACTAGACAAGAAGAAGGATAAACCTTCTAATGATGGATTTTGGTTGGTCGACTAG
- the LOC106420324 gene encoding uncharacterized protein LOC106420324, with the protein MGIDVKETCAILWKVIGFSMSTSIKFMRNHPILSLVSMFLLALYILLPSLLFFLIYSSPVLACVVVYAREKLGLRFSGSSSGPESCEGEKKGGRCHLRQQRSVRRNARMKVEEWDSQTSDEEKDKVILTSLYNDLLGRTPQFEESPKAIETNVVEEEKDKAFAEEDSRMSSQDLGYLNVEEEPMVCNCEVNEEKKHDDGKEEIMSNVNEHGISEVERNKRLESLIARRRTRRLFKLALDQHNKLQAEETTSPTQNNNLHITVPRNNNNNSFEKRRSYQSGLQVPGSAPSVMLQARSPFDIPYDPQEERPNLTGDSFDQEFSFFNPNDMFLCRHESFCRFAHFSPEHAQCMNSPVPASDISTTRKLLDLDNEYMDHNEQNIPCYAKPVTTKDDESGKNGDVEVNHETDTSEEDDDTSSCSEESEAELNRFNKAELREAISHSMDKFPGFLVNQARNDIPSPLPRGLLAPRLDDNNMFYARRGASSHNRTFSIASDMQVEVSELGSPPTTVDWLDDWSNGGESYTYDTDIDREIIRGEESRKRISQQCESRSGTGTKEDDSGIVTKPYQKCLSDEHLRTADEMSLIDRRSQTRENFEMRPSRSSDVPKSRSYGKLDGLLFHTSVSLSSITEEPETILDSVDVGNKVSLTSGDSSMKNLTDEEVVGVSGPPKIMDLSSIGHQQKDKILNSIQGEHDTDIHMKEHENEKPKECEAAQSILDASLDAPYVESFGREIEEEEEPDLDNSTKEVTQQREDKAVQGDLMSSPKLQESEVMGENGQELVKNSDENVKAMEQEETHDVLDASLIHPCTQLSEEYGNAKNDSNVILIQVQDGNNSTLDDSTDQQFSKEGESSGLLKDLHAESTQESNNIVNIEEESIGLEDAPNSHGSQSWTQQQGTCSSQKPEHDEIISQDIAKDMEYENTKPMEYEADQSVLNSSLDTPCVDSFEREMKEEEEPNLDNFTMDVTEQIEDKALQGDLTSSHFLTNLQESEVMEENDPKLVKKSDKSAKLVEQEKTHDVLEASSSPPYTQLIEGHENAKNDCDVTLLKVQDGNHSTLDESTDQKFSKEGENSGLLKDLHAEPTQEYNNIVNVKEELIDLEDAHDSQGSQPWTQQNGTDSSEIISPRTSEITQRPEHDVSHDTAKDKVATEAIDSTDTQKNVEENLKHEQVIEEDVEKELLTLQALHHNTGLTAREDDEESKKVVEAVHNSETKTSKTETDP; encoded by the exons ATGGGTATTGACGTGAAGGAAACATGCGCAATATTATGGAAAGTTATTGGATTCTCGATGAGCACAAGCATCAAATTCATGAGAAACCACCCAATCTTGTCTCTGGTTTCCATGTTCTTACTCGCGTTATACATTCTCCTCCCCTCCTTATTATTCTTCTTGATATACTCGTCGCCGGTTCTTGCATGTGTTGTAGTGTACGCCCGAGAGAAACTGGGATTGAGATTTTCCGGTTCCTCTTCGGGGCCAGAGAGTTGTGAAGGAGAAAAGAAAGGTGGTAGATGTCACTTAAGACAACAAAGAAGTGTCCGAAGAAACGCTCGAATGAAGGTTGAGGAATGGGATTCACAAACAAGCGACGAAGAGAAGGATAAAGTTATCTTGACCTCTCTTTACAACGATCTCCTCGGACGTACACCACAATTCGAGGAGTCTCCAAAAGCAATAGAAACCAACGTagtagaagaagagaaagataaGGCTTTTGCTGAAGAAGATTCAAGAATGTCTTCTCAAGATTTGGGTTATCTTAACGTTGAAGAAGAGCCAATGGTTTGCAACTGTGAGGTCAATGAAGAGAAGAAACATGATGATGGTAAAGAAGAGATCATGAGCAATGTGAACGAACATGGGATCTCAGAGGTTGAGAGAAACAAGAGACTAGAGAGTCTAATCGCTAGAAGAAGGACAAGACGACTCTTTAAACTAGCTTTAGATCAACATAATAAGCTTCAAGCTGAAGAGACAACCAGCCCTACACAGAACAACAACCTTCATATTACGGTTCCGAggaacaataacaacaacagtTTTGAAAAGCGCCGAAGTTATCAATCAGGTTTGCAAGTTCCAGGGTCAGCGCCTTCTGTGATGCTACAAGCGAGAAGCCCTTTCGATATTCCTTATGATCCTCAAGAGGAAAGACCTAATCTAACTGGAGATAGCTTTGATCaagagttttcattttttaacccTAATGATATGTTCCTTTGTCGTCATGAGAGTTTCTGCCGTTTTGCTCATTTTTCTCCAGAACATGCTCAGTGTATGAACAGCCCAGTTCCTGCTTCAGACATTTCCACTACTAGGAAACTTTTAG aTTTGGACAATGAATATATGGATCATAATGAACAAAACATCCCATGCTACGCCAAACCAGTCACAACAAAGGATGATGAGAGCGGGAAAAATGGAGACGTGGAAGTTAATCATGAGACAGATACgagtgaagaagatgatgatactTCAAGTTGTTCAGAAGAAAGTGAGGCAGAACTCAACCGTTTCAACAAAGCAGAGCTCAGAGAAGCTATAAGCCACTCGATGGATAAGTTTCCTGGGTTTCTTGTGAATCAAGCAAGAAACGACATCCCAAGCCCATTACCTAGAGGCTTATTAGCGCCAAGACTCGATGATAACAACATGTTTTATGCTCGCAGAGGCGCAAGTTCTCACAACCGAACATTCTCCATTGCCTCAGATATGCAAGTTGAGGTTTCAGAGCTTGGTTCACCTCCTACGACGGTTGATTGGCTTGATGACTGGTCTAACGGTGGAGAATCATACACGTATGATACTGATATTGATAGAGAAATCATCCGCGGTGAAGAATCACGTAAGAGGATCTCTCAACAATGTGAATCAAGAAGTGGAACTGGAACAAAAGAGGATGATAGTGGGATAGTGACTAAACCATATCAGAAATGTTTGTCAGATGAACACCTTAGGACCGCTGATGAGATGTCTTTGATAGATAGAAGAAGCCAAACCAGAGAGAATTTTGAGATGAGACCTTCTCGTTCAAGTGATGTGCCCAAGTCTAGAAGCTATGGAAAATTAGATGGTTTGTTGTTCCATACGAGTGTTTCCTTGTCTTCTATAACAGAAGAACCTGAAACAATCTTGGACTCGGTCGACGTGGGAAACAAGGTATCTCTAACTTCTGGGGATTCATCCATGAAGAACTTGACTGATGAGGAAGTTGTTGGTGTTAGTGGACCTCCAAAGATTATGGATTTAAGTAGCATTGGTCACCAACAGAAGGATAAGATCTTGAATAGCATTCAAGGAGAACATGATACAGATATCCATATGAAGGAGCATGAGAACGAAAAACCAAAGGAATGTGAGGCAGCTCAGAGCATCTTGGATGCTTCTTTGGACGCTCCCTATGTAGAATCTTTTGGAAGAGAgatagaagaggaagaagagccAGACTTGGATAATTCTACAAAGGAGGTAACACAACAAAGAGAAGATAAGGCAGTTCAAGGTGACTTGATGAGTTCTCCGAAATTACAAGAAAGTGAAGTCATGGGAGAGAATGGTCAGGAGTTAGTCAAAAATTCTGATGAGAATGTAAAGGCAATGGAGCAAGAGGAAACTCATGACGTCTTGGACGCATCTTTAATCCATCCTTGCACACAATTGTCTGAAGAATATGGTAATGCAAAAAATGATAGTAATGTGATACTTATACAAGTTCAGGATGGTAATAACTCAACATTGGATGACTCAACTGATCAGCAATTCTCTAAAGAAGGAGAAAGTTCAGGGTTATTGAAAGATCTTCATGCTGAATCGACCCAAGAAAGCAACAATATAGTTAACATTGAGGAAGAATCAATAGGTTTAGAAGACGCTCCTAATTCACATGGTTCACAATCATGGACTCAACAG CAAGGTACATGTTCTTCCCAAAAACCAGAGCATGACGAGATTATCTCTCAAGATATTGCTAAAGATATGGAGTATGAAAACACGAAACCAATGGAATATGAGGCAGATCAGAGCGTCTTGAATTCTTCTTTAGACACTCCATGTGTAGACTCatttgaaagagaaatgaaagaagaagaagaaccaaacTTAGATAATTTCACAATGGATGTAACAGAACAAATAGAAGATAAGGCACTTCAAGGTGACCTGACGAGTTCTcattttcttacaaatttacAAGAAAGTGAGGTCATGGAAGAGAATGATCCGAAATTAGTCAAAAAATCTGATAAGAGTGCAAAGCTAGTGGAACAAGAGAAAACTCATGACGTTTTAGAAGCATCTTCAAGCCCTCCTTATACACAATTGATTGAAGGCCacgaaaatgcaaaaaatgaTTGTGATGTGACACTTCTGAAAGTTCAAGACGGTAATCACTCAACATTGGATGAGTCAACTGATCAGAAGTTCTCTAAGGAAGGAGAAAATTCAGGGTTATTGAAAGATCTTCATGCTGAACCGACCCAAGAATACAATAATATAGTGAATGTTAAGGAAGAATTAATAGATTTAGAAGACGCTCATGATTCACAAGGTTCACAACCATGGACACAACAG AACGGTACAGATTCTTCCGAAATAATATCACCAAGAACATCGGAGATCACCCAAAGACCAGAGCATGACGTCTCTCATGATACTGCTAAAGATAAAGTTGCTACAGAAGCTATAGACTCAACTGATACTCAGAAGAATGTTGAAGAGAATCTGAAACATGAGCAAGTTATAGAAGAAGATGTGGAAAAGGAATTGCTTACTTTACAAGCATTGCACCATAACACTGGTTTAACGGCTAGGGAAGACGATGAAGAATCCAAGAAAGTGGTTGAAGCAGTGCACAATTCAGAGACCAAAACATCAAAGACGGAAACAGATCCTTAG
- the LOC106420325 gene encoding agamous-like MADS-box protein AGL82: MRVQKMAHEKVVDLQRITNDKTRMTTYKKRRACLYKKAGEFSTLCGVQTCLIVYGPTKATDEVISKPEIWPEDETKARDIIRRYRDTASNSCRKEAHVETFVNDKGKAKETENTNTNNNNKRGMNNKNKYCCWEERLEKCSQEQLRGIFDDVGNKLHEAIMRQNRRAQHQAMEPQTPQNLMDPYYMSQYFAGYQQQQCLMFPYNNMSFPLFSPHDDQIPMEPILVENFADSSGVNQGFMMSKGNESTQFMQRQAPYYIEPVVQRSASFNVNPFTGYQVPYNVPRLPANQAEVWDFMAKKPI, from the coding sequence ATGAGGGTACAAAAGATGGCGCATGAGAAAGTCGTGGACTTACAAAGGATAACGAACGATAAGACAAGGATGACCACTTACAAGAAAAGGAGAGCCTGTCTTTACAAGAAGGCAGGAGAGTTCTCAACTCTCTGCGGCGTCCAGACATGTCTCATCGTATACGGGCCCACCAAAGCGACCGATGAGGTGATTTCCAAACCTGAGATATGGCCGGAGGACGAGACCAAAGCCAGAGACATCATACGCAGGTACAGAGACACAGCCTCCAACAGCTGCAGGAAAGAGGCCCACGTCGAGACTTTCGTTAACGATAAAGGTAAGGCAAAAGAGACGGAGAATACtaatactaataataataataagagagGGATGAATAACAAGAATAAGTATTGTTGTTGGGAGGAGAGGCTAGAGAAGTGTTCACAAGAGCAGCTACGTGGGATTTTTGATGACGTGGGAAACAAGTTGCATGAAGCTATAATGAGACAGAATCGTAGGGCTCAGCATCAAGCCATGGAGCCACAAACCCCGCAGAATTTGATGGATCCATATTACATGTCACAATACTTTGCTGGTTACCAGCAGCAACAGTGCTTGATGTTCCCATATAATAATATGAGTTTCCCGTTGTTCTCGCCTCATGATGATCAGATTCCAATGGAGCCGATTCTAGTGGAGAATTTTGCCGACTCATCAGGGGTAAATCAAGGCTTCATGATGTCGAAGGGAAACGAGAGTACTCAGTTTATGCAGAGGCAAGCACCTTATTATATTGAACCGGTTGTACAGAGGTCTGCATCTTTTAATGTTAACCCGTTCACGGGTTATCAAGTCCCTTATAATGTTCCTCGGTTGCCGGCTAATCAAGCTGAAGTATGGGATTTTATGGCGAAGAAGCCGATTTGA
- the LOC106420259 gene encoding transcription factor DIVARICATA-like, whose translation MEILRPTTSHVSGGSWLMEDTKSNVATARESATWTAAENKAFENALAVYDDNTPDRWQNVAAVIPGKTVSDVIRQYNELEADVSNIEAGLIPVPGYITSPPFTLDWAGGGGGCNGLKPGHLAGNKRSPAGRSPELERKKGVPWTEEEHKLFLMGLKKYGKGDWRNISRNFVITRTPTQVASHAQKYFIRQHSGGKDKRRASIHDITTVNLEDEASLETNKNSLVGREQHSRLGGFPWSQMDNTGTHADAFNITIGNALSGVNSYGQAMLGPFNTTADSCYDAQSTMFQL comes from the exons ATGGAGATTCTGAGACCGACAACTTCACATGTCTCCGGTGGGAGCTGGCTCATGGAGGATACCAAGAGCAACGTGGCAACTGCCCGTGAGTCTGCCACGTGGACGGCGGCTGAGAATAAGGCGTTCGAGAATGCTCTGGCGGTTTACGACGATAACACCCCTGATCGGTGGCAGAACGTAGCTGCGGTTATCCCTGGGAAGACGGTGAGTGATGTCATCAGACAGTATAACGAGCTGGAAGCTGACGTCAGCAACATCGAGGCCGGTTTAATCCCTGTTCCCGGTTACATCACCTCGCCGCCTTTCACTCTGGATTGGGCCGGTGGTGGAGGTGGATGTAACGGATTGAAACCGGGTCATCTGGCTGGTAATAAACGGTCTCCGGCCGGTAGATCGCCGGAGTTGGAGCGGAAGAAAGGTGTTCCTTGGACGGAGGAAGAACACAA GTTATTTCTAATGGGTTTGAAGAAATACGGAAAAGGGGATTGGAGGAACATATCTAGGAACTTTGTTATTACAAGAACGCCAACGCAAGTCGCTAGTCACGCCCAAAAGTACTTTATAAGGCAACACTCTGGCGGCAAAGACAAGAGACGAGCAAGCATTCACGATATAACCACCGTAAATCTCGAGGACGAAGCTTCTTTGGAGACGAACAAGAACTCCTTGGTTGGACGAGAACAGCATTCACGACTAGGCGGGTTTCCTTGGAGCCAAATGGACAATACTGGAACTCATGCAGACGCTTTCAATATAACGATAGGTAACGCTCTTAGTGGCGTTAACTCGTACGGCCAGGCTATGCTAGGGCCGTTTAACACGACCGCTGATTCTTGCTACGACGCGCAGAGCACAATGTTTCAGCTATAG